A window from Leptospira meyeri encodes these proteins:
- a CDS encoding helix-turn-helix domain-containing protein produces MEKVNHFRTYREKRKLTRVELSEKLNIPRSAIELLESEDWVRSKFDYVVIVAKELGLSLIDLIKQEFDYDLEKEFFNEEEFEEIVARYANARVTLILSELKLFCRNAKVRLDDFDITELSFSMGNLHKLITLNQKLERNEITAKDALAEFPPKWGKFSNRHK; encoded by the coding sequence ATGGAAAAAGTAAATCATTTCAGAACCTACCGAGAGAAACGAAAGCTGACAAGGGTAGAACTATCAGAAAAATTGAATATACCTCGCTCTGCTATAGAACTTTTGGAATCAGAAGATTGGGTTCGATCTAAGTTTGATTATGTCGTTATAGTTGCAAAAGAACTCGGACTATCTCTCATTGATCTCATCAAACAAGAATTCGATTATGATTTGGAAAAAGAATTTTTTAATGAAGAAGAATTCGAAGAAATCGTAGCTCGTTATGCCAACGCTAGGGTCACATTAATTTTATCCGAACTCAAACTATTCTGTCGAAATGCAAAAGTGCGTTTGGATGATTTTGATATCACAGAACTTTCCTTTTCGATGGGAAACTTGCACAAACTCATCACTCTAAACCAAAAACTAGAGAGAAATGAAATTACAGCCAAAGATGCACTGGCAGAATTTCCTCCCAAATGGGGAAAATTCAGCAATCGCCACAAATAG
- a CDS encoding TetR/AcrR family transcriptional regulator produces MGKKGLETKQKMIEIMSGLLEESGYEATGLTELGKETNTPKGSLYFHFPGGKDELTSLALLHSGDQLNLFFQSVLSETESPIQAIKQVFHALEERIVSSDYKKGCPIAITAMETAKSNISVSETCKQIYSLWLKTFETYLVGKGYTPRIAKNLSISLLSLWEGALLLAKLQKSPEPLRVAAKTAELLFKPN; encoded by the coding sequence GTGGGTAAAAAAGGATTAGAAACCAAACAGAAAATGATCGAAATCATGTCCGGACTTTTGGAAGAGTCTGGCTATGAGGCAACAGGTCTTACCGAACTAGGGAAAGAAACAAATACTCCGAAAGGTTCTCTCTACTTCCATTTTCCCGGTGGAAAAGATGAACTCACAAGCCTTGCTCTTCTCCATTCAGGTGATCAATTGAATTTGTTTTTCCAATCAGTCCTCTCCGAAACAGAATCCCCGATTCAGGCCATTAAACAGGTGTTTCATGCTCTTGAAGAACGAATTGTTTCCAGTGATTACAAAAAAGGATGTCCCATAGCAATCACAGCAATGGAAACGGCAAAGTCGAATATATCTGTTTCCGAAACATGTAAACAGATATATTCGCTCTGGTTAAAAACATTTGAAACATATCTTGTAGGAAAGGGATATACTCCGCGAATCGCTAAAAATCTTTCTATATCCTTACTCTCATTATGGGAAGGTGCATTGTTACTTGCTAAACTACAAAAATCACCAGAGCCACTACGTGTGGCCGCAAAAACTGCTGAATTACTTTTCAAACCAAACTAA
- a CDS encoding MBL fold metallo-hydrolase yields MRLSSKTKIFLSISVTSIIIFFLYFLGYPKEEIPSYIAEEKINSSRIPKPTEKSNLVFSILKTGEAKTLEGFVIEGGSVFKTVTVAHSAFYIQHPKGNFLFDTGLGAKVKEQFQVFPLYLKLLMDYKPNQTAYEQLDSNGAVPNSIQDVFFSHLHWDHASGLKDFPTAKIHSLPDELNHPKIELGYIPSQFDGDSVNWSYLEFKNKPYASYAKSLDWYGDGTVVLVPMKGHSEGSVGLFLHTANGDTFFLTGDIVWRREGFKEKKHKPRGARWIVDFDTKSLGEEIARVNDLIQNNPELQIIPAHDHDVQSKLGFYPQLVGK; encoded by the coding sequence ATGAGACTGTCATCCAAAACAAAAATATTTTTATCAATCAGTGTAACTTCTATCATTATTTTTTTTCTATATTTCCTTGGATATCCGAAGGAAGAGATTCCTTCCTACATCGCTGAAGAAAAAATAAATTCTTCTCGCATTCCAAAGCCGACGGAAAAATCAAATTTGGTTTTTTCGATTCTAAAAACAGGAGAAGCCAAAACTTTAGAAGGATTTGTCATAGAGGGTGGGTCCGTATTCAAAACAGTCACAGTAGCCCATTCCGCTTTTTATATCCAACATCCGAAAGGAAATTTTTTATTTGATACAGGGCTCGGAGCCAAAGTAAAAGAACAGTTTCAAGTTTTTCCTTTGTATTTAAAACTTTTAATGGATTACAAACCTAATCAAACAGCATACGAACAATTAGATTCCAATGGTGCTGTCCCAAATTCCATTCAGGATGTATTTTTTTCCCATCTTCATTGGGATCATGCAAGTGGATTAAAAGATTTTCCTACAGCAAAAATTCACAGTTTACCAGATGAGTTGAACCACCCTAAAATTGAATTAGGATACATTCCTTCTCAGTTTGATGGGGATTCTGTGAATTGGAGTTATTTGGAGTTCAAAAATAAACCTTATGCATCTTATGCGAAGAGTTTAGATTGGTATGGTGATGGAACAGTAGTTTTAGTTCCTATGAAAGGGCATAGTGAAGGGTCGGTGGGTTTATTTCTACATACAGCAAATGGAGATACCTTCTTTCTCACTGGAGATATAGTTTGGCGAAGAGAAGGTTTTAAAGAAAAAAAACACAAACCAAGAGGGGCAAGATGGATTGTTGACTTTGACACAAAAAGTCTTGGTGAAGAGATCGCTCGTGTTAATGATTTAATTCAAAACAATCCAGAATTACAAATCATTCCGGCTCATGATCATGATGTGCAAAGTAAACTTGGATTTTATCCGCAACTTGTTGGAAAGTAA
- the fliG gene encoding flagellar motor switch protein FliG translates to MINKKPSLTGRQKAAIFLVAVGNEVASEIFKHLREDEIEQITFEIARLDKITPEDKEKVLVEFNELMMAQEFITNGGIDFARGLLEKALGNQKAIDIINRLTSSLQVRPFDFIRRTDPAHLLNFIQGEHPQTIALILSYLDPQKASNILSNLPHQIQAEVAKRIATMDRVSPDVLREVERVLERKLSTLASEDYTSAGGIDSVVEILNLVDRGTEKTIIEALEEEDPELAEEIKKRMFVFEDIVLLDDRAIQKVMREVDNTDLAKALKSVDSEVQDKIFKNMSKRAANLLREDMDFMGPVRLKDVEDAQQKIVNIIRKLEEAGEIVVARAGEDELVV, encoded by the coding sequence ATGATCAATAAGAAGCCATCGCTGACAGGAAGACAAAAGGCCGCCATCTTTTTGGTTGCGGTTGGAAACGAAGTGGCCTCCGAAATCTTCAAACACCTCCGGGAAGACGAGATCGAACAAATTACGTTCGAGATTGCTCGTTTAGATAAAATCACACCAGAAGACAAAGAGAAGGTGCTTGTTGAGTTCAATGAACTCATGATGGCCCAAGAATTTATCACCAATGGTGGTATCGACTTTGCCCGTGGCCTACTCGAAAAGGCACTCGGTAACCAGAAAGCCATCGATATCATCAATCGACTCACTTCGTCACTGCAAGTACGGCCATTCGACTTTATTCGTAGAACAGACCCGGCTCACCTCCTTAACTTTATCCAGGGGGAACATCCGCAGACCATCGCTCTTATTCTTTCTTATTTGGATCCGCAAAAAGCATCCAACATCCTTTCCAACTTACCTCACCAAATCCAAGCGGAAGTGGCAAAACGAATTGCAACTATGGACCGTGTATCACCGGACGTACTACGTGAGGTAGAACGAGTATTAGAGCGTAAACTTTCGACTCTTGCATCTGAAGATTATACTTCTGCTGGGGGTATTGATTCTGTGGTTGAAATTCTAAACCTAGTCGACCGGGGAACAGAAAAAACCATCATCGAAGCCTTAGAAGAAGAAGACCCGGAACTTGCAGAAGAGATCAAAAAACGGATGTTCGTATTCGAAGATATCGTTCTACTCGACGACCGTGCAATCCAAAAAGTAATGCGTGAAGTGGATAACACAGATTTGGCGAAAGCATTAAAGTCTGTGGATTCCGAAGTACAAGATAAAATCTTTAAAAACATGTCGAAACGTGCGGCGAACTTACTCCGTGAGGATATGGACTTTATGGGTCCTGTTCGTTTGAAAGACGTGGAAGATGCACAGCAGAAGATTGTAAACATCATCCGTAAACTGGAAGAAGCAGGCGAGATCGTTGTGGCTCGTGCAGGAGAAGACGAACTTGTGGTTTAA